From one Trueperella pyogenes genomic stretch:
- a CDS encoding metallophosphoesterase: MMRKTLATLAAGGAVVAAGLGCATYGLIHAHSFVLRRRSLLVPSQGAEPLRILHISDAHTLARHTKRLAFLRDLADTMPDLVIITGDMIAEAKAIGPVLDALDKLLDVPGVFVFGSNDYVEPTFKNPFSYLAGPSNRAASHSATRRPLPWRDMRAAFMERGWVDLTNTRASLSVGGWDLDFVGVDDPHMHLDRFPKPVPAAPESGPRMRIGVSHAPYQHVLNHMVSDGCSLIFAGHTHGGQVCLPPNRALVSNCDLDASLASGLFDWPRTPDSEPAMKGDGAAIAKEEAGAAWVQVSAGVGSATYMPLRTFCPPEAILLDVVPMRS, from the coding sequence ATGATGCGTAAAACTCTTGCGACCCTAGCGGCCGGCGGCGCCGTTGTCGCCGCCGGCCTCGGCTGTGCAACTTACGGCCTCATTCACGCCCACAGCTTCGTGCTGCGGCGTCGTTCATTACTCGTCCCCTCGCAGGGAGCCGAGCCGTTGCGCATCTTGCACATTTCTGACGCCCACACGCTTGCGCGCCACACGAAGCGGCTCGCCTTTCTTCGCGACCTGGCTGACACGATGCCCGATCTCGTGATCATAACCGGCGACATGATCGCTGAAGCCAAAGCCATCGGCCCTGTACTCGATGCGCTCGATAAGCTCCTCGACGTCCCCGGCGTGTTCGTGTTCGGATCGAATGATTACGTGGAGCCCACGTTCAAAAACCCGTTCTCCTATCTGGCTGGCCCGTCCAATCGCGCTGCTTCGCATAGTGCCACTCGCAGGCCCCTTCCGTGGCGTGACATGCGCGCCGCATTCATGGAGCGCGGTTGGGTAGATTTGACGAACACTCGTGCATCGCTATCGGTGGGCGGTTGGGATCTGGACTTCGTCGGCGTCGACGACCCTCACATGCACCTCGACCGCTTCCCCAAACCCGTTCCGGCTGCCCCCGAAAGTGGGCCGAGGATGCGGATTGGCGTGTCGCATGCGCCTTACCAGCACGTGCTCAACCACATGGTTAGCGACGGTTGTTCGCTTATCTTTGCAGGTCACACGCATGGAGGGCAGGTGTGTCTGCCTCCGAATCGCGCACTCGTCTCCAATTGTGATCTGGATGCGTCCCTCGCTTCCGGTCTGTTTGATTGGCCGCGAACCCCGGATTCCGAACCGGCGATGAAGGGCGACGGCGCCGCGATCGCCAAAGAGGAAGCTGGCGCGGCCTGGGTTCAGGTATCTGCCGGGGTTGGATCGGCCACTTACATGCCGCTGCGCACATTCTGCCCGCCGGAGGCGATTTTGCTCGACGTCGTGCCGATGCGGAGTTAA